The Desulfonatronum lacustre DSM 10312 region ATGGCCGGACCGATGGATGACGGGTCATGAAGAGCGGCCAGCATCTGCACGAGGCCGATCAACGTGCCGATCATGCCGAAGGAAGGAGCATACGCCCCCATCCGCTTGAATACATCGTGTACAATAAGATGGCGACGACGCAATGAAGCGATCTCAATGGCCAACATTTCTCGAATCAACATCGGGTCCGCGTTGTCGGCAATCAGCTGGCAGGCTTTTTTGAGAATCAAGTTCTCGGTCTTGATGTTCTCCAGCGCCAGCAACCCCTCTCTACGACTGATGTCCGCGATCTTGACCATCGTGTTCACCACATCGATCTCACGCACCTTCCGGGAAAGAAAAATCTTAAAAGCCGCCGTATGCGCTTGGATAATATCGTTGAGCGGGTAGTTGACGCAGATAGCAGCCAATGTACCGCCGACAACGATCAAGAATCCGGGAACATTAACAAAGGTGTCTACGGCCCCGCCAAGCCAGATGGCGACGAGAATCAAGGACGTACCGGCAATGATCCCGAATAATGTCGTCTTATCCATTGCTTTTATCGCCCCTTGTCTTCAAAATGAAATATTCCGCCGAAGGCAAAGTCCCCACCTTTTGCGGCATCATCAAATACATAACAAGCATGCCAGGAGAAAAGCCAGAGATGACCAGCACAATTCTTAAGCTAGAAACCGCCGCTGCCGGGGCTCTATCCCCTCAACTCACTTCACGCTCGCAAGCACCTGTTGGCATTATCCTCGGGACCGGACTTGGTCAATGGGTGGAAACCCTGCAAGCCTTTCAGGCAATTGATTACGCGCAGATCCCAGGCTTTCCCGAAGCCACCGTCCAAAGTCATGCCGGCAGGCTTTGCGCGGGACAGGTCGGGAACGTTCCCGTTTTAGCCCTCCAGGGTCGCTTTCATCTCTACGAGGGATATACGCCGGACGAGGTTTGCTTTGGCCTGCGTACCCTGGGATTGCTGGGGGTTAAAAAAATTATCATAACCAACGCCGCCGGTGCCCTCAACCCTCTGTATCATCCGGGGGAAATCATGGTCATCACCGATCAGATCAACCTGACGGGACGCAATCCGCTGGTCGGTCTCAACTACGGTGCCCCGCATTTCCCGGACATGAGTCAATTATTTTCTCCGCGGCTGGCCGACTTGGCCCACGCTACCGCGCTCCGATTGGGCCAGCGGCTTCAAGACGGCGTTTACATCGGGATTCTCGGTCCCAGCCTGGAAACCCCGGCTGAAACCAGAATGTTTCG contains the following coding sequences:
- a CDS encoding motility protein A translates to MDKTTLFGIIAGTSLILVAIWLGGAVDTFVNVPGFLIVVGGTLAAICVNYPLNDIIQAHTAAFKIFLSRKVREIDVVNTMVKIADISRREGLLALENIKTENLILKKACQLIADNADPMLIREMLAIEIASLRRRHLIVHDVFKRMGAYAPSFGMIGTLIGLVQMLAALHDPSSIGPAMAVALLTTFYGAMMASLVFLPVAGKLRSRSQEEVLHLHIIFEGAKCILENNNPRLVYEKLSSFVPPKDRRSER
- a CDS encoding purine-nucleoside phosphorylase encodes the protein MKYSAEGKVPTFCGIIKYITSMPGEKPEMTSTILKLETAAAGALSPQLTSRSQAPVGIILGTGLGQWVETLQAFQAIDYAQIPGFPEATVQSHAGRLCAGQVGNVPVLALQGRFHLYEGYTPDEVCFGLRTLGLLGVKKIIITNAAGALNPLYHPGEIMVITDQINLTGRNPLVGLNYGAPHFPDMSQLFSPRLADLAHATALRLGQRLQDGVYIGILGPSLETPAETRMFRRLGADAIGMSTVMETIAAKQMGMEILGLSCLTNKNLPDCMAPTSLEEIISVGKDIGGRLSSLLNQLIPRM